A window from Carassius auratus strain Wakin unplaced genomic scaffold, ASM336829v1 scaf_tig00014984, whole genome shotgun sequence encodes these proteins:
- the LOC113074512 gene encoding NADH dehydrogenase [ubiquinone] 1 beta subcomplex subunit 7-like, giving the protein MGSHLVRSYITERDTTPDPRKPSEYDPQLGFPERREREMVATQEQMNLAMLPVEQRDYCAHYLLKLLKCKRDNFPNFLACKHERHDWDYCEHQDYVMRMKEYERERRLNLRKKRIEAEAA; this is encoded by the exons ATGGGGTCCCACCTCGTGCGGAGCTACATCACGGAAAGAGACACTACGCCAGACCCGAGGAAACCGTCTGAATATGACCCGCAGCTGGGCTTCCCGGAGCGCAGAGAGAGAG agATGGTGGCGACGCAGGAGCAGATGAACCTGGCCATGCTGCCGGTGGAGCAGCGGGATTACTGCGCACACTACCTGCTCAAACTCCTCAAGTGCAAGAGAGACAATTTCCCCAACTTCCTGGCCTGCAAACACGAGAGACACGACTGGGACTACTGTGAACATCAGGA TTATGTGATGAGGATGAAAGAGTACGAGAGAGAGAGGAGACTGAACTTGAGGAAAAAGAGGATCGAGGCAGAAGCAGCATAA
- the LOC113074511 gene encoding LOW QUALITY PROTEIN: atherin-like (The sequence of the model RefSeq protein was modified relative to this genomic sequence to represent the inferred CDS: deleted 2 bases in 2 codons), with amino-acid sequence MSEPKYREWILETIDSLRSRKARPDLERICRMVRRRHGSDPDKTRAELEKLIQEQTVLKVSYKGSISYRNAAKVQRKCRKRTEQTTDSCEPLGEHDKRARCNNNDSALSLTDQEECEDKEPEEPGASPCPDPLPQTSPSALVKEEQILPQSSGNSFVSCGASGHSAGSVKASASRDKSSVAEAGATGSSLHRDAANRRAEGDVTLGHEGSDDDDDGDEKEKKTCSSAGSPHPRNKPPASTKPKLKEGAKGSGTRCSDSPDESSADLGDRLVSAVRSLSERHRGSAATRGHAPPGLKEILDYLSTQRGMPGEKLTRNRVKVVLEREIERGRLRRTRLGHITAAARGMGAAKPSSRLLKSALQDRRLAKKEEVKTEERMEEESEEHDTVGSAEDVPITDGGPAGVKASPDTQVQNDNGTDPPLTSDQCSLQQEVDGGGREEQTVSVEPEDAEKNTDAPDQLHPSTEDRLIVVSETVKAPSSIPLRNCADCKLEVGVSSCLLTPSASPGAAEERGMNEGIGGFLKFETGGMSPVDWTVADVVSYFTAAGFPEQALAFRTQEIDGKSLLLMQRNDVLTGLSIKLGPALKIYERHVKVLQRTHFQEDEAFC; translated from the exons ATGTCGGAGCCGAAATACCGAGAATGGATCCTGGAAACCATCGAC TCCCTGCGCTCGAGAAAAGCCCGACCGGACCTGGAAAGAATCTGCCGAATGGTCCGAAGAAGACACGGCTCAGACCCGGACAAAACCAGGGCTGAACTAGAAAAACTGATCCAAGAGCAAACTGTGCTGAAAGTTAGCTACAAGGGGTCCATCTCCTACAGGAACGCTGCTAAAGTGCAAAGGAAATGCAGAAAGAGAACGGAGCAAACCACCGACAGCTGCGAGCCGCTCGGTGAACACGACAAACGCGCGAGATGCAATAACAACGACAGCGCGCTCAGCCTCACGGACCAAGAGGAGTGCGAGGACAAGGAGCCCGAGGAA CCCGGGGCGAGCCCGTGTCCTGACCCCCTGCCTCAAACCTCGCCCTCCGCTCTTGTAAAGGAAGAGCAGATTTTACCACAATCTAGCGGAAACAGTTTTGTTAGTTGTGGCGCATCGGGCCACTCCGCCGGGAGCGTGAAGGCAAGTGCATCGAGAGACAAGAGCTCGGTCGCCGAGGCGGGAGCAACCGGCTCCTCTCTCCACCGCGATGCTGCAAACAGGCGGGCTGAAGGAGACGTGACGCTCGGCCACGAGGgcagcgatgatgatgatgatggtgatgagaaagaaaagaaaacttgcTCAAGCGCCGGCAGTCCGCATCCGAGAAACAAGCCCCCCGCGTCCACCAAACCCAAACTTAAGGAGGGGGCAAAGGGCTCCGGGACGCGCTGCTCGGACTCTCCGGATGAGAGCAGCGCTGATCTGGGCGACAGGCTGGTTTCTGCGGTCCGAAGTCTGTCCGAGAGACACCGGGGCTCCGCCGCAACACGGGGCCACGCGCCGCCGGGGCTCAAAGAGATCCTCGACTACCTCAGCACGCAGCGAGGGATGCCCGGGGAGAAGCTGACCCGCAACCGGGTTAAAGTGGTGCTGGAGCGCGAGATCGAGAGGGGTCGACTCCGCAGGACCCGCCTGGGCCACATCACTGCTGCCGCGCGGGGGATGGGGGCGGCCAAGCCGTCCTCGCGGCTCCTGAAGAGCGCACTGCAGGACAGACGTCTCGCGAAGAAG GAGGAGGTGAAGACAGAAGAAAGGATGGAGGAGGAGAGCGAGGAGCATGACACAGTGGGCTCAGCGGAGGATGTTCCCATCACTGATGGAGGTCCCGCAGGTGTCAAGGCCTCACCTGACACCCAGGTGCAGAATGATAATGGCACCGACCCACCGCTGACCTCAGACCAGTGCTCCTTACAACAGGAAGTAGACGGGGGAGGACGTGAAG agCAGACCGTGTCTGTGGAGCCCGAGGATgctgagaaaaacacagatgCTCCTGATCAGCTACATCCCAGCACTGAG GATCGGCTGATTGTGGTGTCAGAGACCGTAAAGGCTCCATCGTCAATACCTCTAAGAAACT GTGCAGACTGTAAGCTGGAGGTGGGAGTCTCGTCATGTTTGCTGACTCCCTCTGCCTCACCAGGAGCGGCTGAAGAACGAGGGATGAATGAAGGAAT AGGTGGGTTTCTGAAGTTTGAGACGGGGGGCATGAGCCCGGTGGACTGGACTGTAGCAGACGTGGTCAGTTACTTCACCGCGGCTGGATTCCCAGAGCAGGCGCTCGCCTTCAGGACACAG GAGATCGACGGGAAGTCCCTCCTTCTGATGCAAAGGAATGACGTGCTGAcaggcctgtcaatcaaactcggTCCCGCCCTAAAGATCTATGAAAGACACGTGAAGGTTCTGCAGAGGACCCATTTCCAGGAGGACGAAGCTTTctgctga